The genomic region TGGCTGCGGCCTTGACACTTGCCTCTCTTTTCTCTATCACGCTTTCATGGCATTTGACTATTATAACTTGCGGTAAGTTAGTGAAGCAAGCAGAGAATATGTCTGCAATCATGCCATTTAAAATAGCAAACAATTGTTCTTCGTTAATCTGTTCTATGTTGCTTTCATCTCTAAGCAAGATTGTTTCTACCATTCGGTACATTGAATTGGCAGCAATCAACTCCTTAGGAATGTTCTCCACCATTTCTCCACTGATACTTATGTTGATTTCTTTCACGGTTTCTTTAGCTCTATCAGAAAACCACATAAGAATCTCTTTTGCTTGTTTCCCTCTAAAAACATCTTTTTGTAGAGCCGTGTCCAACCACCTGCATTTGTGTTCGACCTCATTCCATAAAGTTATAGTAGCCTTTCAAATACTTGCATATTCTTTTCCATGGTTGAGGCTTTCTTCCACCTGATGGGTGCATGAAAGACCTTCACCAACACTACTTAACAAGTTTTTAGTTGTGTCCTTACTGATATTTGGTAGAGCGACCGCAATGCATGTTAAGGTAACTATTGGTAAGCTCCAACTATTCACAAGTTCAACAGAAAGCAGAGGTTGAACATAATTGGAGTCAAAAGTCTCTACTCCTTTGAATCCGGCAGATTTCTCAAGAAGCTCCAAAAGATCCTTATTTTGTTCCTTCTCAGCCTTTAAGATGAAGGAATTTCTAGAGTTTGATATACGCTTTAGTGTTCTTGCTGTAGCCTCCATATCATCATGAATGTGTAAAACGTAGTTGCTAAGGTCTTTGTCTATATCGTCAGTTCTAGAGACGATAGGTGGAGTAAAAAAACTTGCCTGCAGTGACACCCTAATATACACATAGGAGAAGACTAATATTGGAAAGACTGTCAGGATGAGCGATATCACTTTACACAAAATGACAATTATCTTTTGAAGTCTAATACAAAGGCTTAGAATGACACCTTTTGAATTATAGAGCATGGTTCTTAGTCTACTGCTTGATAGAAAATGTATAGGCCTTTGTTTCCACTCACACAAAAGTTGGGTCCAGTACTTTTCTACTATAAACACCATCAAATGATTCCTCTTCCATTTTGTGAAAAACTTGAAGTTCAAAACTGAATAACATCTTGCCACCGGAGCAATGGTACCCACCCCGACCCCAATGACCTGTGTCATGAGAATGAAAGGTATTGACCTCCTGTACACTGATTCACATTGGTGTTCTCTAAATGGAAAACTTTGCACCATAAGTAAGTTCAGGAAATTTAAAATTACACAAATTACTCCAGAAGCAATGGATAATGGATTGCTAGCCATCACAAATTGAGGGCTACCACTTTCTGCCATGACCCAATATCTTCTCACATCTTGCCTTAGTTTATCAACTATAGACATTTGGGTATGTTGTAGATGCTGATCAGTTAAGAATGTTCTGTTCTTGATTTGATACTTGACTTCTAAAATTTCTTTAGAAGTTGGAATTGTTAGAGAAGATGCAATTGATATTACTAGTAACAAGGTGATCACAGTCGTATAGATGTACGCGACCATAACAAAGTCAATAGTAAAATCATGGATCCACAAAATTTGGACAGTATCAGGCTTGATAACACCGGTATGTATTTCAATCAAAATATTTACAATGATGGTGATAACAAGAATGGACAAACCTACCATATTTGCAAGCAGTGTCTTGTTGTCCATAGCTGCCAAAGAAGGCATAAAGTTAGCCATCATTGTGCACATGAAAGCCAAACTTCCTTGTTTGGCTGCTTGGTCGATGTGACGTGGCATCTCACCGCTTAGATCCACAGGCAGTTTCATGGCTATTGTTATCACTGTAATAGATGCGGCATTTAGAGAAAAATACTTACAAGGATACCAATCTTTTTTACTTCGGAAACCAAGAAACAAGTCCGCGGTCATGGCAAGGGTGCAAAGCAATGATGCTACTGCAATGTAGATCCCAATCCACACCATAGGTTCAGTATACTTGTCATGATCACAAAGCACAGCTAGTTCAAAACCATCTGAAGTACTCATGTTGGATTTTTTTTTCAGCTAGGTAATTTTGAGGAAATAAGGAAAAGGTAAAGTGATAATGCATTTAATGTACAGATGTTGGATGTTTACTTTTGGCCAGTTAAATGGCATGAACTGCTAGTTAGACCATTGATGATGAGACAAAGCCGGCCGTTATACAATGTAAAATAAACAACTGATTACTGAGCAACTCAAACGTACATTACAAGGTCAGTTTCGATTCTAACAATATGAATAAATGTATTTACACTTATGTTATATAGTTGCAGTTTATATCTCAACTAAAATTTCGAAGATGCTGTTTGGAAAGAGACTTATTTAGATTACCAAATGCCTTACTATATTATATGCAAGTTTTGTTCAGTTTAATTGTATATAAGAGATTAAAAATCCGTTAGACTACACGGAGTAGGAGGGCTTGAAAAGGGGGCATGACGCGCCATGTGGCAGCCACATCACCACCTGTCAGAAACGTGGTGTGGTGCCAAAAAGGGCCGGGTGGGATGGGCCGTGAAAGGGTAGCGTGGTGTGACACGTGGCAGACATTTTTAATATTTATCATATATTTAAACGAaagaaaattaaataaaaaaacccaCCACCCAATCAAAACAACCCACCTCATCACCATCTTCTTCACCACGCCGGTAAAGAATCTGGTGCCCAAACCTCCACGCCACCGACGGACTGGTGTGTCCGGCGTGAAGAGGCTTCCATGCCTTCAAACCACACCCACTCCGTATGatcttatattatattttagttgGCCAAACAATATATAAAATGATCACCAAATGATGATATAACAGTATGAAATTAATtggttttttttagaaaaaaaacccAGATATAGAGAATGGATTTAATTTAAGAAAAAGTCCAAACAATG from Helianthus annuus cultivar XRQ/B chromosome 10, HanXRQr2.0-SUNRISE, whole genome shotgun sequence harbors:
- the LOC110882930 gene encoding uncharacterized protein LOC110882930, with the protein product MSTSDGFELAVLCDHDKYTEPMVWIGIYIAVASLLCTLAMTADLFLGFRSKKDWYPCKYFSLNAASITVITIAMKLPVDLSGEMPRHIDQAAKQGSLAFMCTMMANFMPSLAAMDNKTLLANMVGLSILVITIIVNILIEIHTGVIKPDTVQILWIHDFTIDFVMVAYIYTTVITLLLVISIASSLTIPTSKEILEVKYQIKNRTFLTDQHLQHTQMSIVDKLRQDVRRYWVMAESGSPQFVMASNPLSIASGVICVILNFLNLLMVQSFPFREHQCESVYRRSIPFILMTQVIGVGVGTIAPVARCYSVLNFKFFTKWKRNHLMVFIVEKYWTQLLCEWKQRPIHFLSSSRLRTMLYNSKGVILSLCIRLQKIIVILCKVISLILTVFPILVFSYVYIRVSLQASFFTPPIVSRTDDIDKDLSNYVLHIHDDMEATARTLKRISNSRNSFILKAEKEQNKDLLELLEKSAGFKGVETFDSNYVQPLLSVELVNSWSLPIVTLTCIAVALPNISKDTTKNLLSSVGEGLSCTHQVEESLNHGKEYANVFRGKQAKEILMWFSDRAKETVKEINISISGEMVENIPKELIAANSMYRMVETILLRDESNIEQINEEQLFAILNGMIADIFSACFTNLPQVIIVKCHESVIEKREASVKAAAKLLGKTTKIIERLERCELPSMDPDKMAHVDEWRHYLKQSIP